In one Hymenobacter sp. DG25B genomic region, the following are encoded:
- a CDS encoding TldD/PmbA family protein: MAILSQEESQAILKKVLSFSTADECEATLTGNIGGNVRSARNAISTSGADDNVALAVEARFGKKSGTATCNQFDDATLRQCVKRAEEIARLAPENPEYMPLLGPQQYLTSPSSFAASTAGINPEFRAKQVAAGMALCDERKLSSAAFLVDSAGFVAKRNNKGLEAYQQQTGLEYSVTVRTPDGTGSGYAIADYNDSSKFDAGRLTKIAADKASMSRNAKAIEPGKYTVILEPAALVANSDASLLNALMSAMDARNADEGRSFLSKKGGGNKKGEKLFDERVTIYSDPTNAEIPDLTFAGDGRPQQKVTWIEKGVVKNLYSSRFWAQKAGIPDLPSPGGWIMEGGTQSVEDMIKGTAKGILVTRLWYIRPVDPQTLLYTGLTRDGTFYIENGKIKHPVKNFRFNESPIIMLNNLEALGKPVRVGGNLVPPLKIRDFTFTSLSDAV, from the coding sequence ATGGCAATCCTTTCTCAAGAAGAATCCCAGGCCATCCTGAAAAAAGTACTGAGCTTCAGCACCGCCGATGAGTGCGAGGCCACGCTCACGGGCAACATTGGTGGCAACGTGCGCTCGGCGCGCAATGCCATCAGCACCAGTGGCGCCGATGACAACGTAGCCCTGGCCGTGGAAGCGCGATTCGGCAAAAAGTCGGGCACGGCTACCTGCAACCAGTTTGATGATGCTACGCTGCGCCAGTGCGTGAAGCGGGCCGAAGAAATTGCCCGCCTGGCCCCGGAAAACCCCGAGTACATGCCCCTGCTGGGCCCGCAGCAGTACCTGACTTCGCCTTCATCGTTTGCGGCCAGCACCGCCGGCATCAACCCCGAATTCCGGGCCAAGCAGGTAGCTGCCGGCATGGCCCTGTGCGATGAGCGGAAGCTTTCCTCCGCCGCGTTTTTGGTTGACTCCGCGGGTTTTGTGGCCAAGCGCAACAACAAAGGCCTGGAGGCTTATCAGCAGCAAACCGGCCTGGAATACAGCGTAACGGTGCGCACGCCCGATGGTACCGGCTCTGGCTACGCCATTGCTGACTACAACGACTCCAGCAAGTTTGACGCCGGCCGCCTGACTAAAATTGCGGCCGATAAAGCCTCTATGTCGCGCAATGCCAAGGCCATTGAGCCTGGCAAGTATACCGTGATTCTGGAGCCCGCCGCTCTGGTAGCCAACAGCGACGCCTCGCTGCTGAATGCGCTGATGAGTGCCATGGACGCCCGCAACGCCGACGAAGGCCGCTCGTTCCTGAGCAAAAAAGGCGGCGGCAATAAGAAGGGCGAGAAGCTCTTCGATGAGCGGGTAACCATCTACTCCGACCCCACCAACGCCGAAATTCCGGATCTGACTTTCGCCGGCGACGGCCGCCCGCAACAGAAAGTAACCTGGATTGAAAAGGGCGTGGTGAAGAACCTATACAGCTCCCGCTTCTGGGCCCAGAAAGCCGGTATCCCGGACCTGCCCTCGCCCGGCGGCTGGATTATGGAAGGCGGCACCCAAAGCGTGGAGGACATGATTAAAGGCACGGCCAAAGGTATTCTGGTCACGCGCCTGTGGTACATCCGTCCGGTAGACCCGCAAACCCTGCTCTACACCGGCCTGACCCGCGACGGAACCTTCTACATCGAGAATGGCAAGATCAAGCACCCGGTTAAGAACTTCCGCTTCAATGAGTCGCCCATTATCATGCTCAATAACCTGGAAGCCCTGGGCAAGCCCGTGCGGGTAGGCGGCAACCTGGTGCCCCCGCTGAAAATCCGGGACTTCACCTTCACCAGCCTCTCTGACGCCGTGTAG
- a CDS encoding TldD/PmbA family protein: MKRRDFVGVTGLAAGALFLPSLPGFGGTAVDPDRLLEAIDPALKKRLADAALNAAKSAGATYADVRIGRYLNQYVFTREKQVQNITSTESFGAGVRVIVDGTWGFAATNTVTEAGIANAAKMAASIAKANAKVQKAKVQLAPQKGYGEVTWKAPIEKNAFEVPVKDKVDLLLAANAKALDNGATYVNSALFQVNEQKYFASTDGSYIDQDIHRIWPTFTVTAIDRTSGKFRSREALSSPMGMGYEYMIPKAQDKIAGPAGTGLVGYRQSYDMLEDAALAAKQAKEKLTAKSVTPGKYDLVLDPNHLGLTIHESVGHATELDRVLGYEANYAGTSFATLEWKKQGKPYGSKIVNIVADKLQPGSLGAVGYDDEGVKTKEWDIIKEGKLVDYQKIRDQAAMVGQNESDGCCYAQSWQDVQFQRMANISLKPGKEKMSVDDMIKNVDKGVYIAGRGSFSIDQQRYNFQFGGTAYYAIEKGKIAGMLEDVAYQSNTQEFWNSCSAICDESDYRLFGSFFDGKGQPPQVSAVSHGSSTTRFNGVNVINTARKIG; encoded by the coding sequence TTGAAACGACGTGATTTTGTAGGTGTGACCGGTCTGGCAGCCGGTGCCCTGTTCCTGCCCAGCCTGCCCGGTTTTGGCGGTACCGCCGTGGACCCCGACCGTTTGCTGGAAGCCATTGATCCGGCCCTGAAAAAGCGCCTGGCCGATGCCGCCCTGAATGCCGCCAAATCAGCCGGCGCCACGTACGCTGATGTGCGCATTGGCCGCTACCTGAACCAATATGTTTTCACCCGCGAAAAGCAGGTGCAGAACATCACCAGCACCGAGAGCTTTGGGGCTGGCGTGCGCGTGATTGTGGATGGTACCTGGGGCTTTGCCGCTACCAACACCGTAACGGAAGCCGGCATTGCCAATGCCGCTAAAATGGCTGCCTCCATTGCCAAGGCCAATGCCAAGGTGCAGAAAGCCAAAGTGCAGCTGGCCCCCCAGAAAGGCTACGGCGAAGTAACCTGGAAAGCCCCCATTGAAAAGAATGCCTTTGAGGTACCGGTAAAAGACAAGGTAGACCTGCTGCTGGCCGCTAACGCCAAGGCCCTGGACAACGGTGCTACCTACGTCAACTCGGCCCTGTTCCAGGTGAATGAGCAGAAGTATTTTGCCTCCACCGACGGTTCCTACATCGACCAGGATATTCACCGTATCTGGCCCACCTTCACTGTGACGGCAATTGACCGTACCTCGGGCAAGTTCCGCTCCCGCGAGGCGCTCAGCTCGCCCATGGGCATGGGCTACGAGTACATGATTCCGAAGGCTCAGGACAAGATTGCGGGCCCCGCTGGTACGGGCCTGGTAGGCTACAGGCAGAGCTACGACATGCTGGAAGATGCTGCCCTGGCCGCTAAGCAGGCCAAGGAAAAGCTCACCGCCAAGTCGGTTACGCCGGGCAAGTACGACTTGGTGCTGGACCCCAACCACCTGGGTCTGACCATTCATGAATCCGTGGGGCATGCCACTGAGCTGGACCGCGTGCTGGGCTATGAGGCCAACTATGCGGGCACCTCCTTCGCTACGCTGGAATGGAAAAAACAAGGCAAGCCTTACGGCTCCAAAATCGTCAACATTGTGGCCGACAAGCTGCAGCCCGGCTCGCTGGGGGCCGTGGGGTACGACGACGAAGGCGTGAAGACCAAGGAGTGGGATATCATCAAGGAAGGCAAGCTGGTAGACTACCAGAAAATCCGCGACCAGGCCGCCATGGTGGGTCAGAATGAGTCGGATGGGTGCTGCTACGCGCAGTCGTGGCAGGATGTGCAGTTCCAGCGCATGGCCAACATCAGCCTGAAGCCCGGCAAAGAAAAGATGAGCGTGGACGACATGATTAAGAACGTGGATAAAGGCGTTTACATAGCCGGCCGCGGGTCTTTCTCCATTGATCAGCAGCGCTACAACTTCCAGTTCGGTGGCACCGCTTACTACGCCATTGAGAAAGGCAAAATTGCCGGCATGCTGGAAGACGTGGCGTATCAGTCGAACACCCAGGAATTCTGGAACAGCTGCTCGGCTATCTGCGACGAGTCGGACTACCGCTTGTTCGGTTCCTTCTTCGATGGCAAAGGTCAGCCGCCGCAGGTATCGGCGGTGAGCCATGGCTCCAGCACCACGCGCTTCAATGGCGTGAATGTTATCAACACAGCCCGCAAAATCGGCTAA
- a CDS encoding 5-methylcytosine restriction system specificity protein McrC → MIPIQNLYYLLCYAWNRLPEPGELQTVEAAEFHRPVELLTRLLLTALHRQLKRGLQQTYTERKEELPELRGRVLLAPTLLRNLLPRGRAVCAYDELGHDTPLNGLLLGTLQQLVRSRQLPAALRHEVRLVLGRFPAGVAALPLTSHTLHLVRRQQHTGPERFLLHICELLHASALPEPDTEGAFRFQDFRRDEVLMARLFEQFVRNFYRMEQRRYRVLSETIHWQAAAERAEDLALLPVMITDTTLEAPDRKLILDTKYYAAALRTRYNQQRLIAPHLYQLYAYLQNQPNLPGQQLEGILLYPATARTVDLRYTLGGFPVRVATLDLAQPWAGIAADLLALVV, encoded by the coding sequence GTGATTCCCATTCAGAACCTCTACTACCTGCTTTGCTACGCCTGGAACCGCCTGCCGGAGCCGGGCGAGCTGCAGACCGTAGAAGCGGCGGAGTTTCACCGGCCGGTAGAGCTGCTCACGCGCCTGTTGCTCACGGCGCTGCACCGGCAGCTAAAAAGAGGCTTGCAACAAACTTATACTGAGCGGAAAGAGGAGCTGCCGGAGCTGCGCGGGCGGGTGCTGCTGGCGCCTACCCTGTTGCGCAACCTGCTACCCCGCGGCCGCGCCGTATGCGCCTATGATGAGCTGGGCCATGATACGCCGCTAAACGGTTTACTGCTGGGCACGCTGCAGCAGCTGGTCCGCTCCCGCCAGCTGCCCGCCGCGCTGCGCCACGAAGTACGCCTGGTGCTGGGCCGTTTTCCGGCGGGAGTAGCAGCATTGCCCCTCACCAGCCATACCCTGCATCTGGTGCGCCGCCAGCAGCACACCGGCCCGGAGCGGTTTCTGCTTCATATCTGTGAATTACTGCACGCCAGCGCCCTGCCCGAGCCGGATACCGAGGGCGCCTTTCGCTTCCAGGACTTCCGCCGCGACGAGGTGCTGATGGCACGGCTGTTTGAGCAGTTTGTGCGCAACTTCTATCGGATGGAGCAACGCCGCTACCGGGTGCTATCGGAAACTATTCATTGGCAGGCGGCCGCCGAGCGGGCCGAAGATCTGGCTCTGCTGCCCGTCATGATTACCGACACCACCCTGGAAGCCCCTGACCGGAAGCTCATTCTGGACACCAAGTATTACGCCGCCGCGCTGCGCACGCGCTACAACCAGCAGCGCCTTATTGCCCCTCATCTGTACCAGCTCTATGCCTACCTGCAGAATCAGCCTAACCTGCCCGGGCAGCAGCTGGAAGGCATTCTGCTATATCCGGCCACCGCGCGCACCGTGGATCTGCGCTACACGCTGGGCGGTTTTCCAGTGCGGGTAGCCACCCTGGACCTAGCCCAGCCCTGGGCCGGCATTGCTGCTGATCTGCTGGCGCTGGTTGTCTGA
- a CDS encoding AAA family ATPase: MPDLFPLTRQHILRALRQIEREGQRLPPSTVYDLVYRGRRYPPRAVAQLAYRLATQQPKAVWPLPSGAATNRLLEQLDFTIAAKRPTLANSPLDSDVAEQEQLEDLYTGRPTRKAPHAPVAAVAAEPTTPYETPATYTRAQALAELFISEAALDAALAALQRRKNLLLQGPPGTGKTFLAQRLAWLLLGATDAGRTELVQFHPSYSYEDFVQGFRPDAAGTFRLTDGVLPDVCRQAATDPTRPYFLLIDELNRGNVSRIFGELLLLLEADKRGPAHAVRLPYAPVDAPHFFVPENLYVIGTMNTADRSLAPLDYALRRRFAFVNLEPEFGPPLQEFLAGQGVPAAIIQRLTVRLTELNQTIADDPDLGPDFRIGHSYFCQPPQKVSEAEAWLYLILTQEIAPLLTEYWLDQPAKATAQIKRLLG; this comes from the coding sequence ATGCCCGACCTGTTTCCCCTCACCCGCCAACACATTCTGCGCGCGCTCCGGCAGATTGAGCGCGAAGGCCAGCGCCTGCCACCCAGCACAGTGTATGACCTGGTGTACCGTGGCCGACGCTACCCGCCCCGGGCCGTGGCGCAGCTGGCCTACCGCCTGGCTACCCAGCAGCCCAAAGCCGTGTGGCCCCTGCCCAGCGGCGCGGCCACCAACCGCCTGCTGGAGCAGCTAGATTTTACCATTGCCGCCAAGCGCCCTACCCTGGCCAACTCCCCGCTGGACAGCGACGTGGCCGAACAGGAGCAGCTGGAAGATTTGTACACCGGCCGCCCCACCCGCAAAGCCCCGCATGCTCCGGTGGCAGCTGTTGCAGCCGAGCCCACCACGCCTTACGAAACCCCGGCCACTTACACCCGGGCTCAAGCGCTGGCTGAGCTGTTTATCAGTGAAGCGGCGCTGGATGCCGCCCTGGCCGCGCTACAGCGCCGCAAGAACCTGTTGCTGCAGGGCCCGCCCGGCACCGGCAAAACCTTTCTGGCCCAGCGGCTGGCCTGGCTCCTGCTGGGCGCTACCGATGCCGGCCGCACGGAGCTGGTGCAGTTTCACCCGAGCTACAGCTACGAAGACTTTGTGCAGGGCTTCCGCCCCGATGCCGCCGGCACGTTCCGCCTCACGGACGGGGTATTGCCGGACGTCTGCCGCCAGGCTGCCACGGACCCCACCCGGCCGTATTTCCTGCTGATTGATGAGCTGAACCGCGGCAACGTAAGCCGTATTTTCGGCGAGCTGCTGCTCTTGCTGGAAGCCGACAAGCGCGGCCCGGCCCACGCCGTGCGCCTACCCTATGCCCCAGTTGATGCCCCGCACTTCTTCGTGCCGGAAAACCTCTACGTCATCGGCACCATGAACACCGCCGACCGTTCTCTGGCGCCGTTGGACTACGCCCTGCGGCGGCGGTTTGCCTTTGTGAATCTGGAGCCGGAGTTTGGGCCGCCCCTGCAGGAGTTTCTGGCCGGGCAGGGCGTGCCGGCCGCCATTATCCAGCGCCTCACTGTCCGCCTCACGGAGCTCAACCAAACCATTGCCGACGACCCCGACCTGGGGCCTGATTTCCGCATCGGCCACAGCTACTTCTGCCAGCCACCCCAGAAAGTGAGCGAAGCGGAAGCCTGGCTGTACCTGATTCTGACCCAGGAAATAGCGCCGCTACTCACGGAATACTGGCTGGACCAGCCCGCCAAAGCCACGGCCCAAATCAAACGCCTGCTGGGCTGA
- a CDS encoding M1 family metallopeptidase yields MRKTFTAAACLLSAMAMAQTPDAPASAPQLPYHASATKSNDLVHTKLDVRFDYAKRYLYGKEWVTLKPHAYATDSLRLDAKGMDIKTVALMNGDQQQPLKFTYADSSNLRIYLGKTMAPGTSYTVYIEYTAKPDELKVKGSEAISDAKGLYFINPDSAVKGKPVQIWTQGETEASSAWFPTIDRPNQKTTQEISMTVPSKYVTLSNGALVSQKPAGPGLRTDTWKMDLPHSPYLFMMAVGDFKIYKDTWRGKEVSYYLEPKYAPYAKQIFGNTPDMLEFFSTRLGVEYPWNKYAQIVVRDYVSGAMENTSATLHGEFVQMTDKELLDREYQNESVIAHELFHQWFGDYVTAESWSNLTVNESMADFSEGLYAEHKYGADAGDSHNHRNLRNYLRSPQDAMKQLVRFHYADKEDMFDLVSYQKGGAILDMLRTYLGDDVFFAGLQKYLKDNALGNGEAHQMRLAMEAVSGKDLNWFYNQWYYGTGHPVVTIDYAWDAAKKVQSVTVKQTQPGQIFQLPFAIDYWVNGKPQRQRVMMTEATQTFSMPLAAKPMLVDVDAEKTLVWQQTDNKPLTEYVYQYAHAPLYVARREALLAADAKQTTDAAARTLLLAGLNDKFNNLRMVAAERLKLEDKAVAKAAAPALRKRAGMEKDPHALATMLTALAKLKDKKDEKLFTKQLNTSESYVVQAAALQALATVNPKAALSKAQALENTDQSAISQAVVGVYAQSGGLAQWNYVRDKFDAANANGRFAYFEGMGTMLARLEDPKAFAEDVDRLKELAVKYKKYGADQPVMGMIQAAVKEQAGKPNAAANQAVAEKAIAEIQAAK; encoded by the coding sequence ATGAGAAAAACCTTTACCGCCGCGGCCTGCCTGCTAAGCGCTATGGCCATGGCGCAAACGCCGGACGCTCCGGCGTCGGCCCCGCAACTGCCCTACCACGCCTCGGCTACCAAAAGCAACGACCTGGTACACACTAAGCTCGATGTGCGCTTTGACTATGCCAAGCGCTACCTCTACGGCAAGGAATGGGTAACGCTGAAGCCCCACGCCTACGCCACCGACTCGCTGCGTCTCGATGCCAAAGGTATGGATATCAAAACCGTAGCACTGATGAACGGCGACCAGCAGCAACCGCTGAAGTTTACTTACGCCGATAGCAGCAACCTGCGCATCTACCTGGGTAAAACCATGGCGCCCGGTACCAGCTACACGGTTTATATTGAGTACACCGCCAAGCCCGACGAGCTAAAGGTAAAGGGTAGCGAGGCCATTTCGGATGCCAAAGGCCTGTATTTCATCAACCCCGACAGCGCCGTGAAGGGCAAGCCCGTGCAGATCTGGACCCAGGGTGAGACGGAAGCTTCCTCAGCCTGGTTTCCCACCATCGACCGGCCCAACCAGAAAACTACCCAGGAAATCAGCATGACGGTGCCCAGCAAGTACGTTACGCTGAGCAACGGTGCGCTGGTGAGCCAGAAGCCCGCCGGCCCTGGCCTGCGCACCGATACCTGGAAAATGGACCTGCCCCACTCCCCGTATCTGTTTATGATGGCCGTGGGCGACTTCAAAATCTACAAAGACACCTGGCGCGGCAAAGAGGTAAGCTACTACCTGGAGCCCAAGTATGCGCCCTACGCCAAGCAGATTTTCGGCAACACGCCTGATATGCTGGAGTTCTTCTCCACCCGCCTGGGCGTAGAGTATCCCTGGAATAAATACGCCCAGATTGTGGTGCGCGACTACGTGAGCGGCGCCATGGAAAACACCTCGGCCACCCTGCACGGCGAGTTTGTGCAGATGACCGACAAAGAGCTGCTGGACCGCGAATACCAGAACGAATCCGTAATTGCCCACGAGCTGTTTCACCAGTGGTTTGGCGACTACGTAACGGCCGAAAGCTGGAGCAACCTGACTGTGAACGAGTCGATGGCTGACTTCTCCGAAGGCCTCTACGCCGAGCATAAGTACGGCGCCGATGCCGGCGACTCGCATAACCACCGCAACCTGCGCAACTACCTGCGCAGCCCCCAGGATGCCATGAAGCAGCTGGTGCGCTTCCACTATGCCGACAAGGAAGACATGTTTGACCTGGTGAGCTACCAGAAAGGCGGTGCCATTCTGGACATGCTGCGCACCTACCTCGGGGACGACGTATTCTTTGCCGGCCTGCAGAAATACCTGAAGGATAATGCCCTGGGCAACGGTGAGGCCCACCAGATGCGCCTGGCCATGGAAGCCGTTTCGGGCAAAGACCTGAACTGGTTCTACAACCAGTGGTACTACGGCACCGGCCACCCCGTGGTAACCATTGATTATGCCTGGGACGCCGCCAAAAAAGTGCAGTCCGTTACCGTAAAGCAGACCCAGCCGGGCCAGATCTTCCAGCTGCCTTTCGCCATTGATTATTGGGTGAATGGCAAGCCCCAGCGTCAGCGCGTAATGATGACCGAGGCCACCCAAACCTTCAGCATGCCGCTGGCCGCCAAGCCCATGCTGGTGGATGTGGACGCCGAAAAGACCCTGGTATGGCAGCAGACGGATAACAAGCCCCTCACGGAGTATGTGTACCAGTACGCCCACGCGCCGCTCTACGTAGCCCGCCGCGAAGCTCTGCTGGCCGCCGACGCCAAGCAAACCACCGATGCCGCCGCCCGCACCCTGCTGCTGGCCGGCCTGAATGACAAGTTCAACAACCTGCGCATGGTAGCTGCCGAGCGCCTGAAACTGGAAGACAAAGCCGTAGCCAAAGCGGCAGCCCCGGCTCTGCGTAAGCGCGCTGGTATGGAGAAAGATCCGCACGCCCTGGCCACTATGCTCACAGCGCTGGCTAAGCTGAAGGATAAGAAAGACGAGAAGCTATTCACCAAGCAGTTGAACACCAGCGAGTCATACGTGGTGCAGGCAGCGGCGCTACAGGCTCTGGCTACCGTAAACCCCAAAGCAGCCCTGAGCAAGGCCCAGGCTTTGGAAAACACCGATCAGTCGGCTATCAGCCAGGCTGTGGTAGGGGTTTATGCCCAAAGCGGTGGCCTGGCTCAGTGGAACTACGTGCGCGACAAGTTCGATGCCGCTAATGCCAACGGTAGGTTTGCCTACTTCGAAGGCATGGGCACTATGCTGGCCCGCCTCGAGGACCCAAAAGCTTTTGCCGAAGATGTAGACCGTCTGAAAGAGCTGGCTGTGAAGTACAAAAAGTACGGCGCCGATCAGCCGGTTATGGGTATGATTCAGGCCGCCGTAAAGGAGCAGGCCGGCAAGCCGAATGCCGCCGCCAATCAGGCAGTAGCTGAAAAGGCCATTGCTGAGATTCAGGCTGCCAAGTAA
- a CDS encoding sigma 54-interacting transcriptional regulator has protein sequence MIAEDESLLLYLNEAIATTRDKDSLFQIVTEKLRLIFPFDMIAVVTLDPGLQHKRIFLRQYFNEASGDEADLLPRERPQRTPVAGSPVEIMLQNPIVQVMDIAQASTTYPGSVAFQRMLTNGMHFLTVVPLRTAGTLIGFMALAARRHPELPPADRELLEKIGSLVASAISNTLAFEEVAQREREKSLQLAVNNVLLSIKEREPLFKAVVQELSQVVPFQYFGIRVQRNGEPLKAFAEFSRTSEAEPFLALDPDRGPDPQEREQMYQQVMHLLMRPAIYTNQEFDALARRYPLMRQVREQHNTRALLIAPIWNRPDGAAVLTLADSRPDAFRQEDLDVVLSLVPQIALALENLFAFEQIEALRTQVEQERTYLIDEINTTTNFEEVIGNSPVMQTVLRRVAQVAPTDTTVLITGETGTGKELIARALHNLSPRRERALIKLNCAALPAQLIESELFGHEKGSFTGATDRRMGKFELADGGTIFLDEVGELPLDLQAKLLRVLQEKEFERIGGQRVIHSNARVIAATNRVLEDEVAAGRFRADLYYRLNVFPVRLPALRERPEDIEPLARYFLERFTKQMGRPVRGLRERDLQALRAYPWPGNIRELEHVLEQAVIVSQGPFLEFAGFAATAAQASPALPDFSSPLLTLKEQERQHILAALQITGGRVSGPNGAAVLLDINPKTLEARMKKLGIRRTVVAGE, from the coding sequence ATGATTGCCGAAGACGAATCCCTGCTGCTTTATCTCAACGAAGCCATTGCCACCACCCGGGACAAGGACTCGCTTTTCCAGATTGTAACGGAGAAGCTGCGCCTTATTTTTCCTTTTGATATGATTGCCGTGGTTACCCTGGACCCCGGCCTGCAGCACAAGCGCATTTTTCTGCGGCAGTATTTCAATGAAGCCTCCGGGGATGAAGCCGACCTGCTGCCCCGGGAGCGGCCCCAACGCACGCCCGTGGCGGGCTCGCCGGTAGAAATTATGCTGCAAAACCCCATAGTGCAGGTAATGGACATTGCCCAGGCCAGCACCACTTACCCTGGCTCCGTGGCTTTCCAGCGTATGCTCACCAATGGTATGCACTTCCTCACGGTGGTACCGCTGCGCACGGCGGGCACCCTGATAGGCTTTATGGCCCTAGCTGCCCGCCGCCATCCGGAGCTGCCGCCCGCCGACCGTGAGCTGCTGGAGAAAATCGGGAGTCTGGTGGCCAGTGCTATTTCCAACACGCTGGCGTTTGAGGAAGTGGCCCAGCGCGAGCGTGAAAAGTCCCTGCAGCTGGCCGTGAACAACGTATTGCTCAGCATTAAGGAGCGGGAGCCCCTGTTTAAGGCCGTAGTGCAGGAGCTGAGCCAGGTGGTGCCGTTCCAGTATTTTGGCATCCGGGTACAGCGCAACGGCGAGCCCCTGAAGGCATTTGCCGAGTTTTCGCGCACCTCTGAGGCGGAGCCCTTCCTGGCCCTCGACCCCGACCGTGGCCCCGACCCACAGGAGCGGGAGCAGATGTACCAGCAGGTAATGCATTTGTTGATGCGCCCTGCTATCTATACCAATCAGGAGTTTGATGCGCTGGCCCGCCGCTACCCGCTGATGCGGCAGGTGCGGGAGCAGCACAACACCCGCGCCCTGCTGATTGCCCCCATCTGGAACCGCCCCGACGGCGCCGCCGTGCTTACCCTGGCCGACTCCCGCCCCGATGCCTTTCGGCAGGAAGACCTGGACGTAGTATTGAGCCTGGTGCCCCAGATTGCCCTGGCCCTGGAAAACCTGTTTGCCTTTGAGCAGATAGAAGCCCTGCGCACCCAGGTAGAGCAGGAGCGCACCTATCTCATTGATGAAATCAACACCACCACCAATTTTGAGGAGGTCATCGGCAATAGCCCCGTGATGCAGACCGTGCTCCGGCGCGTGGCCCAGGTAGCCCCCACCGATACCACCGTGCTCATCACCGGCGAAACGGGCACTGGCAAGGAGCTTATTGCGCGGGCCCTGCATAACCTCTCGCCCCGCCGCGAGCGAGCCCTGATCAAGCTAAACTGCGCCGCCCTGCCGGCCCAGTTGATTGAAAGTGAGCTGTTCGGACACGAGAAAGGCTCCTTTACCGGCGCCACCGACCGGCGCATGGGCAAGTTTGAGCTGGCCGATGGCGGCACTATTTTTCTGGACGAAGTAGGCGAGCTGCCCCTGGATTTGCAGGCCAAGCTGTTGCGCGTGCTGCAGGAAAAGGAGTTTGAGCGCATTGGCGGGCAACGCGTCATTCACAGCAACGCCCGCGTTATTGCCGCCACCAACCGCGTGCTGGAGGATGAGGTAGCCGCCGGCCGTTTCCGCGCCGACTTATACTACCGCCTGAACGTGTTTCCGGTGCGCCTGCCCGCCCTGCGCGAGCGGCCCGAGGATATTGAGCCCCTGGCCCGCTACTTTCTGGAGCGCTTTACCAAACAGATGGGCCGCCCCGTACGGGGCCTGCGTGAACGGGATTTGCAGGCCCTGCGGGCATACCCGTGGCCCGGCAATATCCGGGAGCTGGAGCACGTACTGGAGCAGGCCGTGATTGTAAGCCAGGGGCCGTTTCTGGAGTTTGCCGGCTTTGCAGCCACCGCTGCCCAGGCCAGTCCGGCTCTACCCGATTTTTCTTCTCCCCTGCTTACGTTGAAGGAGCAGGAGCGCCAGCATATTCTGGCGGCGCTGCAGATCACCGGAGGCCGCGTAAGCGGGCCCAACGGCGCGGCCGTGCTGCTCGATATCAACCCCAAAACCCTGGAAGCCCGCATGAAAAAGCTGGGCATCCGGCGCACGGTAGTGGCGGGAGAATAG